The sequence below is a genomic window from Entelurus aequoreus isolate RoL-2023_Sb linkage group LG15, RoL_Eaeq_v1.1, whole genome shotgun sequence.
ACAaaggtgttctgttaaaccactaatggtaacacaaACTAGCCAATTGTGTTATTgttatatttccatccatccattttctaccgcttgtcccttttggggtcgcggggggtcgctggagcctatctcagctacaatcgggcggaaggcggggtacatcctggacaagtcgccacctcatcacagggtcaacatagatagacagacaacattcacactcacattcacacactagggcccatttagtgttgtcaatcaacctatctctTGTTATATTTATGCTtcgaaaaatgtaactgtgagaaatttgcaaacagcccctttaattatAGTatgaacaattttttttcttacaaatattgttttgctctattgTTCAGTTGTTGTTACTTATTGTTGAGATTTTTTTCTAGAGAATTCTCCAATCCttttaatctttttttctttattaaaaaacgACTGGCAAAAATTTTAGCATCTATTTTacggtgttattggagactgtactcgtgtttagggACTCTTTACTTATGTCGCTCCATGTCTGCGACGAAAAGCGAAATGTAGAGAGCTTGAAGGCACACTTGCTTCGCACTGTTGCAAgcctttctctccttaaaagtgTCATTTAAATTTTAAAGATCGCTGTCGGCATGTATATCGAGGATACATTAAagctgtggtccccaaccaccaggctgcggcccagtaccggtccgtggatcgattggtaccgcacaagaaatttaaaaaaataaataaatgtaattaaaaaaatgtaaatatatttttttattacatcaacataaaaaacacaagatacacttacaattagtgcaccaacccaaaaaacctccctcccccatttacactcattcacactcattcgcacaaaagggttgtttctttctgttattaatatttctggttcctacattatatatcaatatatatcaatacaacctgcagggatacagtccgtaagcacacatgattgtatttttttatgacacaaaaatatatatatataaacatatatatatatatatatatatatcttacatAGCTGTTCCGGTGATCTAAGTACGTCTTTTTTTAGCGGCCAAATTTTCCATGCATCCCAATGcacaaataataaactatatacatccattcatactgtaactacctgctggtgttaatgtgcaTGTTATGGTGTTCATTTTTCCCATTGTTGTGAACACACAGTGTcagcggagaatgaggaagtgttatgTGGTTAGGAGTGAAAACACGGAGAAAATACTTTTTGGAATTGGGCCTGTTGTTAACATAACATTTGCAATAAGAGCTAAAAAGGTCGTTGGGCTTTGTGTGTCTTCTTCTGGACgcaacaatacattatattaccttattttgttttcatgtaaaaaaaaatatttctttaggtgtggcggctaatatgttGTCGTGGTGCACCGCCACCATCCAAtacatcagtggtgtgccgtcagggccagcaaggccttctctgctggcctaacataaccagaaatcatgatcataattaaagataaaagtaatttttaatttactttccctaaacatcttaaagtattcatattctcttcatgtcatattatgctccttgcagcactgttgtttttagtttatagagtttttatccaatcagaattcagctagcttatgttgccatgctgtaccaaatctgccgcaggccttcagattcagcaatgctGGCGTCCGTGTGCTGTAAACGAACGGGGACATActgtgacagacagttgcgatagccaatcagatcacgctgtgttgtcagtaaggccttctagatggcttaaggcagatatatagtgatgttatgagccaggtaatataagaactccattaccctgCATGCCACAGTAgcaaagagcatgcgcagtagctccGTTTAGGTTGTTAAATGTAGACATGCCGgtagcgggatgtttttgataaGCACGTTGTGGactaaactttaagaagtcagccaacacgcctcgtctgcatcttatatgattagacaagacaacacatatatttgcgaggccattttcaagaaggatatttaaagagaaactacatcttgtgagaccatctcggccaaccccggaagcgagCTCAGCTGtagatgaaatgtgagttcagatattttatttcttaattttttaatgtttaaaatgttttttgcgattttaattttgacagtaccacataagatatgttttaattgctgatttttaaatgcgccagaaaacaacccgttttgtacaaaccccgtttccatatgagttgggaaattgtgttagatgtaaatataaacggaatacaatgatttgcaaatccttttcaacacatgttcagttgaatatgctacaaagacaacatatttgatgttcaaactgataaacttttttttttttgcaaataatcattaactttagaatttgttgccagcaacacgtgacaaagaagttgggaaaggtggcaataaatactgataaagttgaggaatgctcatcaaaaacttatttggaacatcccacaggtgaaccggcaaattgggaacaggtgggtgccatgattgggtataaaagtagattccatgaaatgctcagttattcacaaacaaggatggggcgagggtcaacactttgtcaacaaatgcgtgagcaaattgttgaacaatttaagaaaaacctttctcaaccagctattgcaaggaatttagggatttcaccatctacggtccgtaatatcatcaaagggttcagagaatctggagaaatcactgcacgtaagcagctaagcccgtgaccttcgatccctcaggctgtactgcatcaacaagcgacatcagtgtgtaaaggatatcaccacatgggctcaggaacacttcagaaacccactgtcagtaactacagtcggtcgctacatctgtaagtgcaagttaaaactctcctatgcaaggcgaaaaccgtttatcaacaacacccagaaacgacatcggcttcgctgggcctgagctcatctaagatggactgatacaaagtggaaaagtgttctgtggtctgacgagtccacatttcaaattgtttttggaaactgtggacgtcgtgtcctccggaccaaagaggaaaagaaccatccggattgttataggcgtaaagtgtaaaagccagcatctgtgattgtatgggggtgtattagtgcccaagacatgggtaacttacacatctgtgaagtcgccattaatgctgaaaggtacatacaggttttggagcaacatatgttgccatccaagcaacgttaccatggacgcccctgcttatttcagcaagacaatgccaagccacgtgttacatcaacgtgacttcatagtaaaagagtgcgggtactagactggcctgcctgtagtccagacctgtctcccattgaaaatgtgtggcgcattatgaagcctaaaataccacaacggagacccccggactgttgaacaacttaagctgtacatcaagcaagaatgggaaagaattccacctgagaagcttaaaaaatgtgtctcctcagtttccaaacgtttattgagtgttgttaaaaggaaaggccatgtaacacagtggtgaacatgccctttcccagctactttggcacgtgttgcagccatgaaattctaagttcattattatttgcaaaaaaaaaaaaaaagtttatgagtttgaacatcaaatatcttgactttgtagtgcattcaattgaatatgggttgaaaaggatttgcaaatcattgtattccatttatatttacatctaacacaatttcccaactcatatggaaacggggtttgtacaatgcccagtagggcgtaaatgttttcatgtatagtatttctccagcaatggtcatgtggtgacataaatgatggtattttgagaggtaatcattgaagtcggacatcaccgaaggcctaggtgggaaacgcacggcccgccactgcaataCATTAAGGGAAAACCCTGCGTAGTGTTCCATTCAGTTGTATTGATAGCACAAAGGGGGCACCTGGAACCGTAATGTTTCTATGTCATGCTGTTATTCGTTAGAGGCAAAATTGTTGAGTCTCTTACGAATGCTTCAAATGACAGTGTTGTATGTAGGTCATACTTGGTGTCGCACTTGCAAACttcctcctctgttcagggatggtttttcaaccttgataaAGATGGCTTTCTTCGCTTCTCCTTCTAGAACTGAATTCACTTTTCATGAAAGAAATTCATATTCATTTTAGGAACGTGACGATCAACTGGCCACTGATCAGTATTTGCcttttttcatgaaaaagtacAGTATGTGATTGTCATAGTCGATTAATACCTTTCAGTACCGATCGTCTCAGcctgacactgtatttatgtttattCCCCAGACTGACAAGatagcagctaattgtgtatctccatgcacagtgtggagccgctcccctaaatTATAATAACCACCCCCattgcggcaaataaactgcatttctcaaTATcttaagtaccattatcactgaaggacgagGCTAAAAATGTTACAGATCAAGAGCAAGACAGGGGCAAGCATGCTCATAGCTAAGCTATCTGCAAGGCTAACTTGAAACAACAAAtgctattgttgtttttgttaatttttacaaactcagggaataagtccctggacacattagGGCAAAAATCTAAGGATTTAAAAGAGTAGTAGatcgtttttgcttttgtttaaaaattgtgtacatttgactttgttttgctcaaacaaatgTATATAATACAAGACAAtatggaactagtttaaatattgtgttgatattgttaaactgtcaatagcactcaccatgaaTACATTGCAAAATGTACAGTtgatacatgtgattggtattggtGTCATTGGTGTCGGctaatctcactcatggatgattggaatcagcagcataaaacctttatcggaacatccctaattaATACCTCATAAACTTTTCCACATTTTGACAACTACGattattgatatattttattGGGATTTTATGTTAAAGACCAACACAAATCGGCACACtacgtgattttttatttttcaaattaaaactgAAAATTGTGATGTGCAAAAGTGTTTAGCCCCCTTGAGTCAATACTCTGTGGAGCCCCCTTTCCCTGCGTTTACGGCCGCAAGTCTTTTGGGCTACGTCTCTACCTGCTTCATATATCTAGCCATCTAAAAAATAAATGGTTCTCTATTATTTTCTGTCACACACAAATAATTGAATTACTATTTAGAAccggaacattttttttttgtatgtgtttcAGGCATTAGCATTCTATATGCAATCACCTGATTGTTCAAATAGAGTAATAATAGGGGCTGAAATAACATCTGcaacaatttaaaacaatttctAAGCTAAATTTACTCACGGCACCCCTGACAGCTCACTATTTGAGAAGCAATCATTAGACAACTACTGAAGGCAATTGTTTGCACTCAGAGTAAAGGGGGCTGAATATTTTCGCACGccatatttttcttgttttttatttgaaaaatgaaAATCACTAATCATTTTCCTTTAACTTTACAACTGTGTGACACTTTGTGTTGATCCATCACATAACatcacaataaaatatatttacgtTAGTGGTCGTAATAGGACAAACACTTTTTCAAGCCGCTGTAGATTACATGAGGCAGGTCTTCCTGTACTACCCGGCGGTTAAACATTAACTATATGTTCATGCGGGACGGACTTTTCTTTTAAGTTTCTCGTATGTCTCCACCCACTCACCTCACTCCGTTTTTGTGCTTCCAGCGGGTGAAGATGATTATGCAATCGACATTTTCTCCTTTGGCATATGTGCTTTGGAGGTGAGAAAAGCGCTGACTCATCTCGCTGGCGGTGTGTGTTTTAACAGATGATTTGTGCCTCTAGATGGCAGTGTTGGAGATCCAGGCCAATGGAGATGCTGCTGTCTCCAAGGAAGCCATTGTAAATGCAGGACAATCCCTGGAAGACCCTCTCATGAGAGTAAGTTTTAAGTTTACATATATCGCCTTAGTTTATTTTTGAATAAGAATCAAATATACAGTGATGCTGGTTGTCTTTCCCCTGCAGGAGTTCACACAGTCTTGTTTAGGCCAGGACGCCAAGCTACGTCCCACTGCTCATGACCTTCTCTTCCACCGGGTCCTGTTTGAGGTCCACTCCCTCAAACTGCTGGCTGCCCACTGCCTGATCAACAACCAATGTGAGTCTCTGGTTCATAGCTTCTATCCCTGTGTGAGCACTTCTCGCATTTAAGGTTTGACCATTTGTGTTTGCAGACTTGCTTCCTGAGAACTGCGTGGAGGAGAGGACCAAGTCATTTGACCCCAACGCTGTCATGGCAGAGATCAAGCATGAAGACAGGCTGGGAATTCAGCTAAAGTAAAATCAAGCACCCTGGTATTTTTGGAAACGTATGAATATCACATATCACGTGGAGACCGGTGTTAACATTGCCCAATTTATTATCCTACAGGTACTCCCACGTGTCCCCTTTGGAACTGGACAAGTTTCTGGAGGATGTAAAGTGAGAATTACAACTTGTAATTTAGAAGTTGTAAACATGGTGGGTACAATCTGTGTTTTGTCCTTTTCAGGAATGGGATTTACCCCCTGATGAACTTTGCGTCATCTCGGCCACACCCCGTACCCCGCGCACTCTCCTTGTCTCAGGAGCAGGTGGAGACGGTCAAAACGCCCACCCCTGAACCCCAGGAGACAGAGACCAGGAAGGTTGGTCTTTCACATATCAGCACGCAGTCATATTAGTGACTTCTTATACGTACAGTGaagcctcgatttacaaactcaaTTGGTTCCTGAACATGGTTCGTATATAGAAAGGTTCGTATCGCGAAGCAGAGTTCaccaaaaaaaatatgtaaacatgAGCCTCGACAAACgttcttatttatttatacatacaaatatgtgtgtatatatatgtgtgtatatatatatatatatatatatatatatatatatatatatatatatataaatgtgtgtgtgtgtatatatatatatatatatatatatatatatatatgtatatatatatatatatatatatatatttttttttatatatatatatatatatatatatatatatatatatgtatatatatatatatatatatatatatatatatatatatatatatatatatacatatatatatatatatatatatatatatatatatgtgtgtgtgtgtgtgtgtgtgtatatatatatatatatatatatatatatatatatatatatatatataaatatatatatatatatatactgtataaatatatacacataaaaatatgtatataaatgtatatgtagatgcatatatatttgtatgtgtagatgtgtatgtatgtagatgtacactaccgttcaaaagtttggggtcacccaaacaattttgtggaatagccttcatttctaagaacaagactagactgtcgcgtttccgatgaaagttctctttttctggccattttgagcgtttaattgaccccacaaatgtgatgctccagaaactcaatctgctcaaaggaaggtcagttttgtagcttctgtaacgagctaaactgttttcagatgtgtgaacatgattgcacaagggttttctaatcatcaattagccttctgagccaatgagcaaaaacattgtaccattagaacactggagtgatagttgctggaaatgggcctctatacacctatgtagatattgcaccaaaaaccagacatttgcagctagaatagtcatttaccacattagcaatgtatagagtgtacttctttaaagttaagactagtttaaaattatcttcattgaaaaataaggacattttaatgtgaccccaaacttttgaacggtagtgtatatatgtgtatatgtatgtatatgtgtgtatatatatatatatatatatatcaagcaaaaaatagattttcgaattaatcccgattcttatttgtaactattCGGAATCGATtcataaaaatcgattatttaaaaaaaaatctgtgccaTCCaagcactcaggcaaatcatattgttgatgtagatgcccatatctgctgtacagatttacttcagaaaagagaagtgtgggatacttctctcatTGCCTTCTTTGTATTTGAACTCATTAAATGTTTTTGTTGCATTCGGGTGGAGTGCATCCCAAAAAAACGCATAGACAGAAAGTTTTTTGCAAACAATACATTTTCCTCTTTATTGCGACGGCACTCAAACATCAGACAAAAAAATGCGATGGTGGCGTAAACAAGCACACCATGAAAATAGAAAAACACAAAGGTGCTAGGCAAAGCTCGGAGTAACTGGGCAGACCTGGATTACCGGAGAGTTGCTGGTACACAGAAGATTTGCAAGCGTGGAATTGTCATTGGAAAATCAAAGCTCCAGCACCAACATGCTGCACCGGCAGTTAATTAGTGGGACTACTAATTGGGTGCAGGTGTGCCCTGTGGTCTCGAGCCTGCCGCACGTCACTCTGTGGGAGAGAGAGAAAGTGAGAACAGGTGCGGGAcagaaaacaattacacaaggacaTAAGAATACCACAttttgggtagaattgtattaaacaaaacctcttttaaataaaatataaatatatatatatatatatatccatccagtttctaccgcttgtcccttttggggtcacggggggtgctggagcctatctcagctgcattcgggcggaaggcggggtacaccctggacaagtcgccacctcatcgcagggccaacgcagatagacagacaacattcacactcacattcacacactagggccaatttagtgttgccaatcaatatatatatatatatatatatatatatatatatatatatatatatatatatatatatatatatatatatatatatatatatatatatatatatatatatatatatttcaaacaAGGGGGTAATGGAGCAACAATCTTTTTGTAATCAAAATCACACAAACAAATGGCAAACTAAACTgtcaacgcgcgcacacacacaaaagtccctttggtgctctcaaaaacgttaacaaccatgttactacaataatgttttttaaaagttttaaagtTTTTCCTTGCTGTCCGCAAATGTCAGATGACGTGACGGCTCGTCGAGAAGGGAGGGCAGGCAGAGAGAGGAAGGGAAGTGTGTGTGGGTTCCCTTTCCTCTCTAAGTTTAAGTCCACAGAAAATTCCCTCTTTCTTTCCGGGCTGGTTTGTTGGCTTTTTAGACCCATATTGAGTAAGCAAAATAGATAAAACTTTGTTAATGGCGAGAAAAGAAACACGAATTGCATAAACATGATGTGACGTAAGGGGCTCCGCCTCTCCAAAATGGCCAGGCTTTGTGTGTACTGTACTGCgtaggaagtgatgtcatcaaaatggcagggTCCTAATGCTTCCAGCGGCACACAAAATTAATcaatgaagcgttcgtacacctagacatggttcgcacacaagAGCATATTTGGCACGATCTAAAGGTTTGTAAACTGAAGAAAGGTCGCAAATAAATCGAGGATCCACTgtcatatttaataataaaaaagtttacattttcaGTTCTACTGCTGTTTTGTAATGTTCCAACATTACTTCTACCTATTATTTAAAACCTTTTGAAAGATGTGTGTCCTGTTCTCTAGGTGGTTCAGATGCATTGTAACTTGGAGTCCAATGATGAAGGGACCAAAACTCATGTGAGTCGCATAGTATATCAGGTACATCTCAGTATCGGACTCAATGTTAAATATACATGATTATATCTTCATTTGATCTTAAGAGGTAATGAATTAAGGTGAGCCTCATTTACTTCTTACTTTTAAACCTCTTCCCCAGCTGTCTTTATTCCTAAAGATGGATGATAAACTTCATCGGCAGCTTAGCTGTGACATCCTTCCAAGTAGGTTCACCACTACAGTGTCTTAAAAGGAAAATATTTCAAACGAGAGTCATTTTAATCTTGTGCACCATTCAGCTGATACATCCAAAGACCTTGCAAGTGAGCTCGTACACTACGCTTTCATCAATGAGGTACATGTATTTCGAACACTTGCTATAGACAAAACAAAACAGGTGTTGATGtactgtgtgttttgtttttgtcatgaAGGAGGACATTGAGAAGGTGGCGGTGTTCCTCGAAGACGCCATCAGTCGGCACAGAGTACGAGCACTGGCATCTGGGAGCACACAGTGAAGGAGGAGTCATGGTAGCAGACAGAGCCAGATGGATGTACGGGGAGCCCCAGGGAGCCGTTGAGAACACTGATAGAGAAAGGAAAAGGGGGTATGTGGCACCCTACAGCCGCAAGTAGAAGGAGCAGAGCCAGAACACTGAAGGATGCTCAACTTTGAGGGTCTGAGAGCAATGGCGGCAAGGGAAAGGGAACAGAAACTTGTCCGGAGGACCAGATGCGTCAACACAACAGTGAATGATTGACAAAGCCGTTTCCTTAAAAGGGCTCATCTGCCTTAACTTATGTTGGCAACTTTTCCCTAATGCCTCTGTTTCCAATGTCATTTATTTTACTTACAAATGCAGCAGCCGTCTTTGCAAAGGAATGTTTTAGTACGCATCAATTGCACCCATGACAGCCCAATTTTTACTTTACATTCTGCACTTAATTACAGTTTTTGATACCCCATCCATCTTACAGTTATTCCATGcgcttatttatttgtattgtactGTGAAGCATTGTACAAGGCGTCTTTCTTGATTTATGTGTGCTATAATATTTATGACTTGCAAAGTAACATACCTCACTGCATTCCTCCTTGGGTCAAAAGTTACTTCTCCCGCAGCTAAACAAGAGCAATTAGCCTCTTTACCCTGTAGTGCTCTTAAGGGGGTTTTCCTCTTTAAAAGTGTTCTGAATGCCAAAGACTTGCAAAGTGCCTAGTATGGCAGACAGAAACTAATTCAAAATCATTGGTATAAAAGCTAAGTGGCTAATTCGGAATGTATCGTTTAAAAAACAGATGTCCAACGTGCAAGTATGCAAAATCAAATGAGTAACTGAATGTGCAAATGAACCATAACTTGACTCCAAACTCACTGACAGAAGCAGATTCTGTGCACAGGTTGAAAATATCAGTAGATTGTTGACTGCAGCCATTATTAGACAGTTATACGTAGTTCATAGGGTAAACATTTTGAGACACAAATCATACATGGAAAGGAGTGTGCAGTTTCattaattttcaatcaatcaatcaatcaatgtttatttatatagccctaaatcacaagtgtctcaaagggctgcacaagccacaacgacatcctcggtacagagcccacaattttgtaaaaaatgttactactattttatatttttctgtgtCTGCTTGTTAAACCCTCCAACATTCTGTCTTAACTCCGTCTAGAAGTGTTATTAAGTACACAAACATTATTTTAATATACGTAGCGTTACTACAGCTATTATGCAGAATTTGTGCTTACGTTATATTTCTGTATACAGTAGAAAAATTCAACCATAATATCTGATAAGAGTATCAATAATGGTAAATTCTAGTAATCATCCACTTCTATAAGACTCGATACAAAGAGCacaacattttccaaaaataaattagacattaaatgtttgtatattgtctattatgtagtttttaagttttgttttaCCAATAATGCTTTGTTTACTCcaagaagtcacaattttataacagACTGCTGTACAGTAATTGCTTAAAGTTTTACTTTGCTTGCAAGTGTATCTCTTTAGACAGCTTTCCAGCTATTCACCTTCTACTGTATGTAGGCTGTGCAGTACATATTTTGTGTGGCT
It includes:
- the LOC133630115 gene encoding nuclear receptor-binding protein 2-like isoform X2, with translation MTMSVPERKSGSEGKEEESEDESEILEESPCGRWQKRKEQVSQGNVPGVESASLAMDTEEGVEVVWNEVLFSDKKVFKAQEEKIKEMFENLMQVEHPNIVKFHKYWLDMKESQARVIFITEYMSSGSLKQFLKKTKKNHKTMNVKAWKRWCTQILSALSYLHSCDPPIIHGNLTCDTIFIQHNGLIKIGSVWHRLFVNVFPDANVQSKGRQHRDEQRNLHFFAPEYGTGEDDYAIDIFSFGICALEMAVLEIQANGDAAVSKEAIVNAGQSLEDPLMREFTQSCLGQDAKLRPTAHDLLFHRVLFEVHSLKLLAAHCLINNQYLLPENCVEERTKSFDPNAVMAEIKHEDRLGIQLKYSHVSPLELDKFLEDVKNGIYPLMNFASSRPHPVPRALSLSQEQVETVKTPTPEPQETETRKVVQMHCNLESNDEGTKTHLSLFLKMDDKLHRQLSCDILPTDTSKDLASELVHYAFINEEDIEKVAVFLEDAISRHRVRALASGSTQ
- the LOC133630115 gene encoding nuclear receptor-binding protein 2-like isoform X1, which encodes MTMSVPERKSGSEGKEEESEDESEILEESPCGRWQKRKEQVSQGNVPGVESASLAMDTEEGVEVVWNEVLFSDKKVFKAQEEKIKEMFENLMQVEHPNIVKFHKYWLDMKESQARVIFITEYMSSGSLKQFLKKTKKNHKTMNVKAWKRWCTQILSALSYLHSCDPPIIHGNLTCDTIFIQHNGLIKIGSVWHRLFVNVFPDANVQSKGRQHRDEQRNLHFFAPEYGTGEDDYAIDIFSFGICALEMAVLEIQANGDAAVSKEAIVNAGQSLEDPLMREFTQSCLGQDAKLRPTAHDLLFHRVLFEVHSLKLLAAHCLINNQYLLPENCVEERTKSFDPNAVMAEIKHEDRLGIQLKYSHVSPLELDKFLEDVKNGIYPLMNFASSRPHPVPRALSLSQEQVETVKTPTPEPQETETRKVVQMHCNLESNDEGTKTHVSRIVYQLSLFLKMDDKLHRQLSCDILPTDTSKDLASELVHYAFINEEDIEKVAVFLEDAISRHRVRALASGSTQ
- the LOC133630115 gene encoding nuclear receptor-binding protein 2-like isoform X3; translated protein: MDTEEGVEVVWNEVLFSDKKVFKAQEEKIKEMFENLMQVEHPNIVKFHKYWLDMKESQARVIFITEYMSSGSLKQFLKKTKKNHKTMNVKAWKRWCTQILSALSYLHSCDPPIIHGNLTCDTIFIQHNGLIKIGSVWHRLFVNVFPDANVQSKGRQHRDEQRNLHFFAPEYGTGEDDYAIDIFSFGICALEMAVLEIQANGDAAVSKEAIVNAGQSLEDPLMREFTQSCLGQDAKLRPTAHDLLFHRVLFEVHSLKLLAAHCLINNQYLLPENCVEERTKSFDPNAVMAEIKHEDRLGIQLKYSHVSPLELDKFLEDVKNGIYPLMNFASSRPHPVPRALSLSQEQVETVKTPTPEPQETETRKVVQMHCNLESNDEGTKTHVSRIVYQLSLFLKMDDKLHRQLSCDILPTDTSKDLASELVHYAFINEEDIEKVAVFLEDAISRHRVRALASGSTQ